A stretch of the Deinococcus carri genome encodes the following:
- a CDS encoding DinB family protein, which yields MNTPAHYARAFQMHRAALQDLYETLPDEQSTFSPWEGGMSFIGLADHLAASSQRFLGLLGSEPPAPILDTSGSADLPSARSRLQESTENALLAIRALSEEDMNRRVKAFGGREMPVAALLDFMIQHEAHHKGQVWMMARMVGVQPPMFVKLG from the coding sequence ATGAACACCCCTGCCCACTACGCCCGCGCCTTCCAGATGCACCGCGCGGCCCTGCAAGACCTCTACGAGACGCTGCCTGACGAGCAGAGCACCTTTTCTCCCTGGGAGGGCGGCATGAGCTTCATCGGGCTGGCGGACCATCTGGCGGCCAGCAGTCAGCGGTTTCTAGGGCTGCTGGGCAGCGAACCCCCGGCCCCGATTTTGGACACCAGTGGCAGCGCCGACCTCCCCAGCGCCCGCAGCCGCCTCCAGGAGAGCACCGAGAACGCCCTGCTCGCCATCCGCGCCCTGAGCGAGGAGGACATGAACCGCCGCGTGAAGGCCTTCGGCGGGCGCGAGATGCCGGTCGCTGCCCTGCTCGACTTCATGATCCAGCACGAGGCCCACCACAAGGGCCAGGTCTGGATGATGGCGCGCATGGTGGGCGTGCAGCCACCGATGTTTGTGAAGCTGGGGTAG
- the mscL gene encoding large conductance mechanosensitive channel protein MscL — MLRGFRDFILRGNVVDLAVGVVIGAAFGGVVTAFTKAFLDPLVKLVTGGAVAGAITLRAANPAQGIDAIVLDYGSFITALINFVLTALVLYLFVVTPMNTLMARFKREEKPAVAEPSNEEKLLAEIRDELRRRPGTSV, encoded by the coding sequence ATGTTGAGAGGATTCCGAGACTTCATCCTGCGTGGCAATGTCGTCGACCTGGCGGTCGGTGTGGTGATCGGGGCGGCCTTCGGGGGCGTCGTGACGGCCTTTACCAAGGCTTTTCTCGATCCCCTGGTGAAGCTGGTGACGGGCGGCGCGGTGGCCGGGGCTATCACCCTGCGCGCGGCCAACCCGGCGCAGGGCATCGACGCCATCGTGCTGGACTACGGCAGTTTCATCACGGCGCTGATCAACTTCGTGCTCACGGCGCTGGTGCTGTACCTGTTCGTCGTCACGCCCATGAATACGCTCATGGCCCGCTTCAAGCGCGAGGAAAAACCCGCCGTGGCCGAACCCAGCAACGAGGAAAAGCTGCTGGCCGAGATCCGCGACGAGCTGCGCCGGCGTCCGGGCACGTCCGTTTAA